A DNA window from Arachis hypogaea cultivar Tifrunner chromosome 18, arahy.Tifrunner.gnm2.J5K5, whole genome shotgun sequence contains the following coding sequences:
- the LOC140181269 gene encoding serine/threonine-protein phosphatase 7 long form homolog has product MAGRNLYRLNGVAHIAGSIGDDPNRCIYSVRRQQNMPMHERIIPYLERAGLYHLARLNSQWFWLDEPLVSAFVERWRPETHTFHMPFGECTVTLQDVAFQLGLPVDGEAVSGCLGEFETYMEGGRPAWEWFEDLFGERPPPNKVKQMTVHFTWFHERFRVLPPDASEETVRIYARAYIMMLLSTQLFGDKSANRVHIRWLPFVANLDGMGRYSWGSAALAWLYGCMCRVANRNVTNLAGPLQLLQSWIFWRFPSLRPAGFEVFSFPLASRYGLCFFKFNKFIGHILNFVSHMT; this is encoded by the coding sequence CCCAATAGGTGTATATACAGTGTGAGGCGGCAACAGAATATGCCCATGCATGAAAGGATCATCCCGTATTTAGAGCGGGCTGGATTGTACCATTTGGCTAGGCTAAATAGCCAATGGTTCTGGTTGGATGAGCCACTCGTTAGTGCGTTCGttgagaggtggcgtcctgagacgcaTACGTTCCACATGCCTTTCGGAGAATGCACAGTGACATTGCAGGATGTGGCATTTCAGCTAGGGCTTCCTGTGGATGGGGAGGCTGTGAGTGGTTGCCTTGGTGAGTTTGAGACATACATGGAGGGTGGCCGACCAGCTTGGGAGTGGTTTGAGGACCTATTCGGTGAGCGGCCCCCACCGAATAAGGTCAAGCAGATGACAGTACACTTTACATGGTTCCACGAGAGGTTTAGGGTGCTACCACCAGATGCGAGCGAGGAGACTGTCCGCATCTACGCACGGGCCTACATCATGATGCTGTTATCGACTCAGTTATTTGGGGACAAGAGTGCGAACCGGGTTCATATACGATGGTTGCCATTTGTGGCAAACCTTGATGGCATGGGGAGGTATAGCTGGGGTTCGGCCGCTTTGGCGTGGCTGTACGGATGTATGTGTCGGGTAGCGAACAGAAATGTGACTAATCTTGCGGGCCCGCTCCAGTTACTTCAGAGTTGGATATTCTGGCGGTTTCCGTCTCTTAGGCCGGCCGGGTTTGAGGTTTTCTCTTTCCCGCTGGCATCAAGGTATGGGTTATGCTTTTTTAAGTTTAACAAATTTATTGggcatattttaaattttgtgtctCATATGACTTAA